Proteins from one Xiphophorus hellerii strain 12219 chromosome 8, Xiphophorus_hellerii-4.1, whole genome shotgun sequence genomic window:
- the LOC116724504 gene encoding NLR family CARD domain-containing protein 3-like, which produces MDHPIDFKSPGPPSSERVDQQSSEVPSCPSAQQHQTQLDSIFMTLEDNIVTFLKNELKKIHKILSPNDPECSESQRDADEVLEGEDEEQRRISREAVMKITLNFLRRMKQEELADRLESKCLAAVCQHQLKSGLKKKFQSVFEGIAKAGSPTLLNQIYTELYITEGGTGEVNDEHEVRQIETASRKPHRPETTIRQEDIFKVPPGRDQPIRTVMTKGVAGIGKTVLTQKFTLDWAEDKAHQNIQFIFPFTFRELNVLKEKKFSLVELVHHFFSETKEICSFEHFQVLFIFDGLDESRLPLDFHNKEILTDATESTSVDVLLANLIRGKLLPSALLWITTRPAAANQTPPQCVGMVTEVRGFNDPQKEEYFRKRFIDEEQASRIISHMKTSRSLHIMCHIPVFCWITATVLEDVLETREGGELPSTLTEMYIHFLVVQTKVKKVKYDGGAETDPHWSPESRKMIESLGKLAFNQLQKGNLIFYESDLTECGIDIRAASVYSGVFTQIFKEERGLYQDKVFCFVHLSVQEFLAALHVHLTFINSGSDVMKETQISKKSSLLNKSDLKSLHQRAVDQALQSPNGHLDLFLRFLLGLSLQTNQRLLQGLLTETGSSSQTNQKTVQYIKEKINENVSAEKSINLFHCLNELNDRSLVEEIQQSLSSGSLSTDKLSPAQWSALGFILVSSGKDLDVFDLKKYSASEEVLLRLLPVVKASNKVL; this is translated from the exons ATGGATCATCccattgactttaaatctcctggacctccatcatcagagag agtggaccagcagagctcagaggttcccagTTGTCCATCTGCccagcagcatcaaacacagctggactccatatttatg ACGCTGGAGGACAACATTGTCACTTTTCTGAAGAATGAGCTGAAGAAGATCCATAAGATTCTGAGTCCAAATGACCCAGAATGctcagagagtcagagagatgCTGATGAGGTGTTGGAAggtgaggatgaagagcagaggaggatcagcagagaggcagtgatgaagatcacactgaacttcctgaggaggatgaagcaggaggagctggctgaccGTCTGGAGagca AATgtcttgctgcagtttgtcaacatcaacttaaatctggtctgaagaagaagttccagtctgtgtttgaggggattgctaaagcaggaagtccaacccttctgaaccagatctacacagagctctacatcacagagggagggactggagaggtcaatgatgaacatgaggtcagacagattgaaacagcatccaggaaaccacacagaccagaaacaacaatcagacaagaagacatctttaaagtcccacctggaagagatcaaccaatcagaacagtgatgacaaagggagtggctggcattgggaaaacagtcctaacacagaagttcactctggactgggctgaagacaaagcccaccagaacatccagttcatatttccatttacgttcagagagctgaatgtgctgaaggagaaaaagttcagtttggtggaacttgttcatcatttctttagtgaaaccaaagaaatctgcagctttgaacacttccaggttctgttcatctttgatggcctggatgagagtcgacttcctctggacttccacaacaaggagatcctgactgatgctacagagtccacctcagtggacgttctgctggcaaacctcatcagggggaaactgcttccctctgctctcctctggataaccacacgacctgcagcagccaatcagacccctcctcagtgtgttggcatggtaacagaggtcagagggttcaatgacccacagaaggaggagtacttcaggaagagattcataGATGAGgagcaggccagcaggatcatctcccacatgaagacatcacgaagcctccacatcatgtgccacatcccagtcttctgctggatcactgctacagttctggaggatgtgttggagaccagagagggaggagagcttCCCAGcaccctgactgagatgtacatccacttcctggtggttcagaccaaagtgaagaaggtcaagtatgatggaggagctgaaacagatccacactggagtccagagagcaggaagatgattgagtctctgggaaaactggcttttaatcagctgcagaaaggaaacctgatcttctatgaatcagacctgacagagtgtggcatcgatatcagagcagcctcagtgtactcaggagtgttcacacagatctttaaagaggagagaggtctgtaccaggacaaggtgttctgcttcgtccatctgagtgttcaggagtttctggctgctcttcatgttcatctgacctTTATCAACTCTGGTTCTGACGtgatgaaagaaacacaaatatctAAGAAATCTTCATTACTTAataaatctgacctaaagtctctccatcagagagctgttgaccaggccttacagagtccaaatggacacctggacttgttcctccgcttcctcctgggactttcactgcagaccaatcagagactcctTCAAGGTCTGctgacagagacaggaagtagctcacagaccaatcagaaaacagttcagtacatcaaggagaagatcaatgagaatgtgtctgcagagaaaagcatcaatctgttccactgtctgaatgaactgaatgatcgttctctagtggaggagatacaacagtctctgagttcaggaagtctctccacagataaactgtctcctgctcagtggtcagctctgggtttcatcttagtgtcatcaggaaaagatctggatgtgtttgacctgaagaaatactctgcttcagaggaggttcttctgaggctgctgccagtggttaaagcctccaacaaagttctgtaa